A single region of the Malus sylvestris chromosome 8, drMalSylv7.2, whole genome shotgun sequence genome encodes:
- the LOC126631267 gene encoding phosphoenolpyruvate carboxylase, housekeeping isozyme-like: MANRNLEMASQLQLLVLAKVNEDDKLVEYNALLLDRFLDILQDLHGEDLKETVRVAGDEEDFAGVMKVRVASGVEERMHGGDGNRCLVVGPS; this comes from the coding sequence ATGGCTAACAGGAATCTGGAGATGGCGTCTCAACTTCAGCTTCTGGTTCTGGCCAAAGTGAACGAGGATGACAAGTTGGTCGAATACAATGCTCTGCTTTTGGATCGGTTTTTGGATATTCTCCAAGATTTACATGGGGAGGATCTCAAGGAAACCGTGAGGGTGGCCGGAGATGAAGAGGACTTCGCTGGAGTTATGAAGGTGAGGGTGGCGTCTGGTGTGGAAGAGAGAATGCACGGTGGTGATGGGAATAGGTGTTTAGTGGTGGGACCCTCTTAA
- the LOC126631125 gene encoding stemmadenine O-acetyltransferase-like, whose protein sequence is MTTSMQVKIISNECIKPSSLTPQHLRIHKLSLLDQLVPSTYVPTILFYLPSSIHPININITVPMRSQLLKQSLSETLTHFHPLAGRIKDSLSIDCNDEGARYIEAEVDSSLSQFLNHPDLSFLSQFLPGEVISWQEPEGTPGAHVAMMQVTNFACGGFVLGAFVSHMVVDGATLSAFLKAWAAATFRYIEPPNTPHHIYTKGNFDAPSLFPQNDEYPREATMMALFSHFLKVGNCVTRRIVFDAPALATLKKKAASSTVPNPTRVEVVTTLLWKHIMAAFKAKSNIVQNQRPTLMTHIVNLRRRAVPPFSEYTMGNFVFMATALSQCSSNTEDDDQNEDDLDYVDDNRDRELGRLARHVREAVSKLDGDFVQNLQRDGTRGLIKFCEPLKEVGETVSRAGADATDGQGLDYIGFNSRCNLGLYEADFGWGKPVWVASGGAKRGAEEAPYMNMVLLMDTRSGDGVEAWVCLDEQDMAILEGDPHFLAFVSLNPSPLSITIKIP, encoded by the coding sequence ATGACGACGTCCATGCAAGTCAAGATAATTTCCAATGAGTGCATCAAGCCCTCTTCCCTAACACCCCAACACCTGAGAATCCACAAGCTTTCCCTCTTGGACCAGTTGGTTCCCTCCACCTATGTACCCACGATCCTCTTCTATCTCCCCTCATCCATTCACcctattaatattaatattactGTTCCAATGAGGTCACAACTGCTAAAGCAATCCCTCTCAGAAACCTTGACTCACTTTCACCCACTTGCAGGCAGAATTAAAGACAGTCTTTCTATTGATTGCAATGACGAGGGGGCTCGTTACATAGAGGCCGAGGTTGACTCCAGTCTCTCCCAGTTTCTCAACCATCCTGATCTCTCCTTCCTCAGTCAGTTCCTTCCCGGTGAGGTTATTAGTTGGCAAGAACCCGAAGGAACTCCCGGAGCTCATGTAGCTATGATGCAAGTCACCAACTTTGCATGCGGCGGTTTCGTTCTAGGCGCCTTTGTTTCACATATGGTTGTTGATGGAGCCACATTGAGCGCCTTCCTCAAAGCTTGGGCGGCCGCAACATTTCGCTACATAGAGCCTCCTAATACTCCTCATCATATTTATACCAAGGGTAATTTTGATGCACCATCTTTGTTTCCCCAAAATGATGAATACCCAAGAGAAGCCACTATGATGGCTTTGTTCTCCCACTTTCTGAAAGTGGGCAACTGTGTTACAAGGAGAATTGTATTTGATGCCCCAGCCCTGGCCACACTCAAGAAAAAAGCAGCCAGCTCAACGGTGCCAAATCCAACGCGTGTGGAGGTTGTCACGACACTCCTCTGGAAACACATTATGGCTGCCTTTAAGGCTAAATCTAACATTGTCCAGAACCAGAGGCCAACTCTGATGACACACATAGTGAATTTGCGTCGAAGAGCTGTGCCACCATTTTCCGAATACACTATGGGAAATTTTGTGTTCATGGCTACCGCGTTGTCGCAATGCAGTAGTAATACTGAAGATGATGATCAAAATGAGGACGACTTAGATTATGTTGATGATAATCGTGATCGTGAGTTGGGTAGATTGGCGAGGCATGTGAGGGAAGCAGTAAGCAAACTTGATGGTGATTTTGTACAAAACCTACAAAGAGATGGGACTAGAGGGCTCATCAAATTCTGTGAGCCTCTCAAGGAGGTGGGAGAGACTGTGTCTCGAGCAGGCGCAGATGCAACTGATGGACAGGGCCTGGATTATATAGGATTTAACAGCCGGTGCAACCTTGGTCTTTATGAAGCTGATTTTGGGTGGGGAAAGCCTGTGTGGGTGGCGTCTGGTGGGGCAAAGAGGGGTGCAGAAGAGGCTCCGTACATGAATATGGTGCTTTTAATGGATACAAGGTCGGGAGATGGAGTTGAAGCCTGGGTTTGTCTAGATGAGCAAGACATGGCTATATTAGAGGGTGATCCTCACTTccttgcttttgtttctttaaaccctAGTCCGCTTTCTATTACCATCAAAATACCGTAG
- the LOC126632162 gene encoding pentatricopeptide repeat-containing protein At5g42310, chloroplastic, translated as MMLLPVPGSTCFPSIQLASPTLIRHHHHVWPLSATAAAAVTNSSEPHLPPIPSSSTTIHLTSTSRRRRFGDDQAAASPYDFGPLLTFLANSLSSDDDSASSSSSSSSSSSTSSPTSLDPSEFQLAQSYRAVPAPLWHSLLKSLCASHSSSDIGLAYAVVSWLQKHNLCFSYELLYSILIHALGRSEKLYEAFLLSQRQSLTPLTYNALIGACARNGDLEKALHLMSRMRQDGYRSDFVNYSLIIQSLTRSNKIDSPIMFKLYREIESESIEIDGQLFNDIIAGFAKAGEPSQAVHLLAMVQATGLSPKTATLVAVISALGNSGRVVEAEAIFEEMREGGLQPRTRAYNALLKGYVKAGQLKDAESIVSQMEKSGISPDEHTYSLLIDAYANAGRWESARIVLKEMEASNVQPNSYVFSRILASYRDRGEWQKSFQVLREMKSSGVRPDRHFYNVMIDTFGKSNCLDHAMATFERMLSEGIHPDTVTWNTLIDCHCKSGHHVRAEELFEEMQQSGCAPCATTYNIMINSFGEQQRWDEVKGLLGKMQSQGLLPNIVTYTTLVDIYGKSGRFTDAIECLEVMKSAGMKPSPTMYNALINAYAQRGLSEQALNAFRVMRADGLKPSPLALNSLINAFGEDRRDTEAFSVLQYMKENDLKPDVVTYTTLMKTLIRVDKFCKVPAVYEEMIMSGCTPDRKARAMLRSALKYMKQTLRS; from the exons ATGATGCTTCTGCCAGTGCCAGGTTCGACTTGCTTCCCTTCCATTCAATTGGCTTCTCCGACACTCatccgccaccaccaccatgtcTGGCCTCTGTCCGCCACCGCAGCCGCTGCCGTCACCAATTCATCCGAACCCCATCTGCCTCCAATTCCATCTTCCTCAACTACGATTCATTTAACCTCAACCTCGAGACGACGCCGCTTTGGGGACGACCAAGCTGCCGCTTCCCCCTACGACTTCGGCCCCCTCCTCACCTTCCTCGCCAACTCATTGTCATCCGATGATGATTCcgcctcctcctcttcctcctcctcctcctcctcctccacctcctctcCAACCTCACTCGACCCATCCGAGTTCCAGCTGGCCCAGTCCTACCGCGCTGTCCCTGCTCCACTCTGGCACTCCCTCCTCAAGTCCCTCTGCGCCTCCCACTCCTCCTCCGACATTGGACTTGCCTACGCCGTCGTTTCGTGGCTCCAAAAGCACAACCTCTGCTTCTCCTacgaactcctctactccatccTCATCCACGCCCTCGGCCGCTCCGAGAAGCTCTACGAGGCTTTCTTGCTCTCCCAGCGCcaatccctcactcccctcacctACAATGCTCTCATCGGCGCCTGTGCTCGCAACGGCGACCTCGAGAAGGCACTCCATTTGATGTCCCGCATGCGCCAGGACGGTTACCGCTCCGACTTCGTCAACTACAGCTTGATCATTCAGTCCCTCACCCGCTCCAATAAGATTGATTCCCCAATCATGTTCAAGCTCTACAGGGAGATTGAGTCCGAGAGCATTGAGATTGATGGCCAGCTCTTCAACGACATCATTGCTGGTTTCGCTAAAGCCGGCGAGCCCTCCCAGGCTGTGCACCTTCTGGCCATGGTCCAGGCCACTGGCTTGAGCCCCAAAACTGCCACTCTGGTTGCTGTCATCTCAGCCTTGGGGAATTCCGGCAGGGTAGTTGAAGCCGAAGCTATCTTTGAGGAAATGAGAGAAGGAGGATTGCAACCCAGGACTAGGGCTTACAATGCCCTCCTCAAAGGCTATGTGAAGGCAGGTCAACTGAAAGATGCCGAATCCATTGTGTCCCAGATGGAGAAGAGCGGTATTTCTCCTGATGAGCACACTTACAGCCTGCTCATTGATGCCTATGCGAATGCAGGTAGGTGGGAAAGCGCAAGAATTGTGTTGAAAGAGATGGAAGCTAGCAATGTGCAGCCTAATTCCTATGTTTTCAGCAGGATTTTAGCCAGCTACCGTGATAGAGGGGAGTGGCAAAAGTCGTTCCAAGTTTTGAGGGAGATGAAGAGCAGTGGAGTAAGACCCGATAGGCATTTTTACAATGTCATGATTGACACTTTTGGAAAATCCAACTGTCTTGATCATGCTATGGCTACCTTTGAAAGGATGCTATCTGAGGGAATCCACCCGGACACCGTCACCTGGAATACACTTATAGATTGTCATTGCAAGTCAGGCCACCATGTAAGGGCGGAGGAGTTGTTTGAGGAAATGCAGCAAAGTGGGTGCGCCCCTTGCGCCACCACCTATAACATCATGATCAATTCCTTTGGGGAGCAGCAAAGATGGGATGAGGTGAAAGGCTTGTTGGGGAAGATGCAGTCTCAGGGTTTACTGCCTAACATAGTTACCTATACCACATTAGTTGACATTTATGGAAAGTCGGGGAGATTTACTGATGCAATAGAGTGTTTGGAGGTTATGAAGTCTGCAGGCATGAAGCCATCCCCGACGATGTACAATGCCCTAATTAATGCCTATGCACAAAGA GGTTTGTCAGAGCAAGCACTGAACGCGTTTAGGGTAATGAGAGCAGATGGATTAAAACCCAGTCCCTTGGCTCTCAATTCGTTAATCAACGCATTTGGTGAAGATAGAAGGGATACTGAGGCCTTTTCTGTGTTGcagtacatgaaggaaaat GACCTGAAACCAGATGTAGTTACGTATACTACACTTATGAAAACCCTTATCCGTGTTGATAAATTTTGTAAG GTTCCAGCAGTGTATGAAGAAATGATTATGTCTGGCTGCACTCCAGATAGGAAAGCTAGGGCAATGTTACGGTCTGCGCTGAAATACATGAAACAGACACTCAGATCCTAA
- the LOC126632163 gene encoding uncharacterized protein LOC126632163 yields the protein MKTQTMAHLLVPPMTANAMAHLLPLSSPLSITLCFFAWLQAFLVVHGNTNNITNPSSLTPMNRDLYHSSGDLMEEIKALVFRHPDELTLDTMKSRNKGYSAEIAIVTYCRRRQETDDQPKLRILLSFGQHGRELITSELALRILSILSKEQFLPNLDPASLDSTLDKLLIKVVPMENLNGRRLVEAGDLCERRNGRGVDPNRNWSVDWGKKEKDYDPYEENPGTAPFSEPETQIMRKVSMSFDPHIWINIHSGMEALFMPYDHKNTTPDGLSSHQMKSLLEELNQLHFQKRCMVGSGGGSVGYLAHGTATDFMFDIVKVPMAFTFEIYGDGAASSRDCFKMFNPTELGTFNRVLNEWSAAFFTIFKLGPEQLGENYSKSSVPTLLDKWVSIDEYLEGYLVERSSRYGKKMEVLELGMQEIRTYFRLFLLSSVLLMFMFCSRISKSKCARPIVSAIAI from the exons ATGAAAACCCAAACCATGGCTCATCTCCTTGTTCCTCCGATGACTGCCAATGCCATGGCTCatctccttcctctctcctcACCTTTATCCATCACTCTCTGCTTCTTTGCGTGGTTGCAGGCTTTCTTGGTCGTCCATGGCAATACTAATAACATCACCAATCCTTCTTCTCTCACCCCCATGAACCGCGATCTCTACCATTCCAG TGGGGATTTGATGGAAGAAATTAAAGCTCTCGTCTTTCGGCACCCAGACGAGCTCACT TTGGATACAATGAAATCTCGAAACAAGGGCTACTCTGCTGAGATCGCAATAGTTACCTATTGCCGGAGAAGGCAAGAGACTGATGACCAGCCAAAGTTACGGATCCTTCtt AGTTTTGGGCAGCATGGAAGGGAGCTTATTACATCCGAGCTTGCATTACGAATCCTATCAATCTTGAGTAAAGAACAGTTTCTACCCAACCTGGACCCCGCGTCCTTAGACAGTACCCTTGACAAGCTCTTGATAAAG GTGGTTCCAATGGAAAACTTAAATGGCCGTAGACTTGTTGAAGCAGGAGACCTCTGTGAGAGGAGAAATG GGAGGGGAGTTGATCCCAACCGTAATTGGAGCGTGGATTGGGGAAAAAAAGAGAAG GATTATGATCCATATGAGGAAAATCCTGGAACTGCTCCTTTCAGCGAGCCTGAAACTCAGATAATGCGGAAAGTTTCCATGTCATTTGATCCACACATATGGATTAATATACACTCTGGGATGGAG GCTCTATTTATGCCGTATGACCATAAGAACACAACCCCAGATGGACTTTCCTCCCACCAGATGAAGTCATTGCTTGAAGAACTCAACCAACTGCATTTCCAAAAGCGTTGCATGGTTGGGTCTGGTGGAGGTTCTGTTGG GTACCTGGCACATGGGACAGCAACTGATTTTATGTTCGACATTGTAAAGGTGCCAATGGCTTTCACCTTTGAG ATATATGGAGATGGAGCAGCCTCATCAAGAGATTGCTTCAAAATGTTCAATCCCACAGAATTGGGTACCTTCAAT AGAGTTCTCAATGAATGGTCAGCTGCATTTTTCACAATTTTTAAATTGGGGCCAGAGCAGCTTGGTGAAAATTATTCAAAGTCTTCTGTGCCCACCTTATTAGACAAGTGGGTATCCATAGATGAGTATCTTGAAGGGTACTTAGTCGAGAGGAGTAGTAGATACGGAAAGAAGATGGAGGTGCTTGAACTAGGAATGCAGGAGATAAGAACATATTTCAGGCTCTTCTTGTTATCGTCTGTTCTGTTAATGTTCATGTTCTGTTCCAGAATTTCAAAAAGCAAGTGTGCTAGACCAATTGTTTCTGCTATTGCAATCTGA
- the LOC126632248 gene encoding pentatricopeptide repeat-containing protein At1g76280 isoform X1: MMHRRPLASVRARVSLRSISDWLCKSQPHYHHHHHHHHGPRLASQKLDSPRTLTTSNVINAGHQVMWHGAESITRSVQMQIVDALRLGERGKASNMLLNLSHVNHSLGADDFLHILKYCARSPDPLFVMETWRVMDEKEITLNNLCSLLMMQALCKGGYLEEAFKLINFLGESQGIYPVLPIYNSFLRACAKMQSMINANQCLDLMEHQMAGKNEVTYSELLKFAVWQQNLPAAHEIWEDYIKHYSLSIIPLRKFIWSFTRLGDLKSAYVMLQRMVALTTKGNMNVNRTSDGKLFSSRLDIPIPSNCELSLGKLDLEENELSVPSIYCKPLDDHAVSADQSTTFGLGVGELENNRLDMLDKHLSKPVKKILRWSFNDVIHACAQLRNDGLAEQLILQMQNFGLQPSSHTYDGFVRAVASQRGFSIGMEILQDMQQRNLKPYDSTLVTLSIGCSKVLELNLAEALLDQISECSYPHPFNAFFAACDTTDQPERAVQMLAKMKQLEVMPNINTYELLFLLFGNVNAPYEEGNMLSQVDAAKRINAIEMDMARYGIQHSYLSMNNLLKALGTEGMIRELIQYLHVAENLFCRNNVDLGTPIYNTALHSLVEAKESQMAIKIFKSMKSFGFPADAATYNIMIDCCSILKCYRSASALISMMLRDGFYPVTVTYTALIKILLEDDDIDEALNLLDQASSEGNKLDSLLFNTILQKACEKELIEAVELVVEWMHQEKIQPDPATCHFVFSAYVNCGFHSTAMEALQVLSMRMICNEDGSFPEKAEYEDVFIFAEDMEAESRIVQLFEDSEENLAAALLNLRWCAVLGFPISWSPSESPWARRLSFNYTTRKGAA, encoded by the exons ATGATGCACAGGCGACCTCT AGCGAGTGTGAGAGCGAGGGTTTCGTTGCGCTCAATTTCAGATTGGCTTTGTAAATCTCAACCACActaccatcaccatcaccatcaccatcat GGACCAAGACTTGCTTCTCAAAAACTGGACTCCCCTCGCACTCTTACAACATCTAATG TGATTAATGCAGGTCATCAAGTTATGTGGCACGGAGCAGAATCTATTACAAGGTCCGTGCAGATGCAAATTGTTGATGCACTACGCTTGGGTGAGAGGGGCAAAGCTTCAAATATGCTTTTGAATCTTAGCCACGTGAACCATTCCTTAGGAGCTGATGATTTCCTTCATATTCTTAAGTACTGTGCCAGGTCACCTGATCCATTG TTTGTAATGGAGACTTGGAGAGTAATGGATGAAAAGGAGATTACCCTGAATAACTTATGCTCCTTGCTCATGATGCAAGCTCTATGTAAAGGAGGATATTTAGAGGAG GCATTTAAGTTGATAAATTTCCTAGGAGAAAGTCAAGGCATCTATCCAGTTCTACCTATCTACAACAGTTTCTTAAGGGCTTGTGCTAAAATGCAAAGTATGATAAATGCCAACCAGTGTTTGGACTTGATGGAGCATCAAATGGCGGGGAAGAATGAAGTTACATATTCGGAGCTTCTCAAG TTTGCAGTTTGGCAACAAAACCTCCCTGCAGCACATGAAATTTGGGAGGACTATATCAAACACTACAGTCTGAGCATTATACCTCTACGGAAGTTTATTTGGTCCTTTACTAGGTTGGGAGATTTAAAATCTGCGTATGTGATGTTGCAACGTATGGTGGCTTTAACCACCAAGGGAAACATGAATGTTAATAGAACTTCTGATGGAAAGTTGTTTTCTTCAAGATTGGACATTCCTATACCTTCAAATTGTGAATTAAGCTTGGGGAAACTAGATTTGGAGGAGAATGAACTTTCTGTTCCTTCCATATACTGTAAACCTTTGGATGATCATGCTGTTAGTGCAGATCAGTCGACTACTTTTGGCTTGGGAGTTGGAGAACTTGAGAATAATCGGCTAGATATGCTTGATAAACATTTAAGCAAGCCTGTTAAGAAAATTTTGAGATGGTCATTCAATGATGTGATTCATGCTTGTGCACAGTTGAGAAATGATGGTCTGGCAGAGCAGTTAATCCTACAG ATGCAAAATTTTGGGTTGCAACCATCCAGCCATACATATGATGGCTTTGTCAGAGCAGTTGCTTCTCAGAGAGGTTTCAGTATTGGAATGGAAATT TTACAAGATATGCAGCAGAGAAATCTGAAGCCATATGATTCTACTCTTGTCACCCTTTCTATAGGTTGCAGCAAAGTGCTAGAACTGAATTTAGCTGAGGCTCTGCTGGATCAAATATCTGAATGTTCATATCCACATCCTTTCAATGCTTTTTTTGCAGCATGTGATACAACG GATCAACCTGAGCGAGCAGTGCAGATGTTGGCTAAAATGAAACAATTAGAAGTTATGCCTAATATTAACACGTACGAGCTgctgtttttattatttggaaACGTGAATGCCCCATATGAAGAGGGCAACATGTTGTCACAGGTGGATGCTGCTAAACGTATCAATGCTATAGAAATGGATATGGCAAGATACGGTATTCAGCACAGTTACTTATCAATGAACAACTTG tTGAAAGCCCTTGGAACAGAGGGGATGATAAGAGAGCTGATCCAGTATTTGCATGTGGCAGAAAATCTTTTTTGTCGTAATAACGTTGATCTGGGAACACCCATCTATAATACGGCGTTGCATTCACTTGTTGAGGCTAAGGAA AGTCAAATGGCAATTAAGATATTTAAGAGTATGAAGTCATTTGGTTTCCCGGCAGATGCTGCGACGTATAATATAATGATTGATTGCTGTAGCATTCTGAAATGTTATAGATCTGCTTCTGCATTGATATCCATGATGTTGCGAGATGGCTTTTATCCGGTAACAGTGACTTACACTGCTCTCATAAAG ATTCTGTTGGAAGATGATGACATTGATGAAGCATTGAATCTTTTGGATCAAGCCAGCTCAGAAGGGAACAAACTTGATTCTTTGTTATTCAATACCATTCTCCAAAAAGCCTGTGAAAAG GAATTGATCGAGGCAGTTGAATTAGTAGTTGAATGGATGCACCAAGAAAAGATCCAGCCTGATCCAGCGACCTGCCATTTTGTTTTCTCGGCATATGTGAACTGTGGCTTTCACAGCACAGCCATGGAAGCACTGCAGGTTTTGAGTATGCGTATGATATGCAACGAAGATGGAAGCTTTCCAGAAAAGGCAGAATATGAGGATGTCTTTATATTTGCTGAAGACATGGAAGCGGAATCACGAATAGTACAGCTTTTTGAAGATTCTGAAGAGAACCTTGCTGCTGCCCTTTTGAATTTAAGATGGTGTGCGGTGCTCGGCTTCCCAATTTCTTGGTCACCTAGTGAAAGCCCTTGGGCCAGAAGACTCTCATTTAACTACACTACCAGGAAAGGAGCCGCCTAA
- the LOC126632248 gene encoding pentatricopeptide repeat-containing protein At1g76280 isoform X2 has protein sequence MMHRRPLASVRARVSLRSISDWLCKSQPHYHHHHHHHHGPRLASQKLDSPRTLTTSNGHQVMWHGAESITRSVQMQIVDALRLGERGKASNMLLNLSHVNHSLGADDFLHILKYCARSPDPLFVMETWRVMDEKEITLNNLCSLLMMQALCKGGYLEEAFKLINFLGESQGIYPVLPIYNSFLRACAKMQSMINANQCLDLMEHQMAGKNEVTYSELLKFAVWQQNLPAAHEIWEDYIKHYSLSIIPLRKFIWSFTRLGDLKSAYVMLQRMVALTTKGNMNVNRTSDGKLFSSRLDIPIPSNCELSLGKLDLEENELSVPSIYCKPLDDHAVSADQSTTFGLGVGELENNRLDMLDKHLSKPVKKILRWSFNDVIHACAQLRNDGLAEQLILQMQNFGLQPSSHTYDGFVRAVASQRGFSIGMEILQDMQQRNLKPYDSTLVTLSIGCSKVLELNLAEALLDQISECSYPHPFNAFFAACDTTDQPERAVQMLAKMKQLEVMPNINTYELLFLLFGNVNAPYEEGNMLSQVDAAKRINAIEMDMARYGIQHSYLSMNNLLKALGTEGMIRELIQYLHVAENLFCRNNVDLGTPIYNTALHSLVEAKESQMAIKIFKSMKSFGFPADAATYNIMIDCCSILKCYRSASALISMMLRDGFYPVTVTYTALIKILLEDDDIDEALNLLDQASSEGNKLDSLLFNTILQKACEKELIEAVELVVEWMHQEKIQPDPATCHFVFSAYVNCGFHSTAMEALQVLSMRMICNEDGSFPEKAEYEDVFIFAEDMEAESRIVQLFEDSEENLAAALLNLRWCAVLGFPISWSPSESPWARRLSFNYTTRKGAA, from the exons ATGATGCACAGGCGACCTCT AGCGAGTGTGAGAGCGAGGGTTTCGTTGCGCTCAATTTCAGATTGGCTTTGTAAATCTCAACCACActaccatcaccatcaccatcaccatcat GGACCAAGACTTGCTTCTCAAAAACTGGACTCCCCTCGCACTCTTACAACATCTAATG GTCATCAAGTTATGTGGCACGGAGCAGAATCTATTACAAGGTCCGTGCAGATGCAAATTGTTGATGCACTACGCTTGGGTGAGAGGGGCAAAGCTTCAAATATGCTTTTGAATCTTAGCCACGTGAACCATTCCTTAGGAGCTGATGATTTCCTTCATATTCTTAAGTACTGTGCCAGGTCACCTGATCCATTG TTTGTAATGGAGACTTGGAGAGTAATGGATGAAAAGGAGATTACCCTGAATAACTTATGCTCCTTGCTCATGATGCAAGCTCTATGTAAAGGAGGATATTTAGAGGAG GCATTTAAGTTGATAAATTTCCTAGGAGAAAGTCAAGGCATCTATCCAGTTCTACCTATCTACAACAGTTTCTTAAGGGCTTGTGCTAAAATGCAAAGTATGATAAATGCCAACCAGTGTTTGGACTTGATGGAGCATCAAATGGCGGGGAAGAATGAAGTTACATATTCGGAGCTTCTCAAG TTTGCAGTTTGGCAACAAAACCTCCCTGCAGCACATGAAATTTGGGAGGACTATATCAAACACTACAGTCTGAGCATTATACCTCTACGGAAGTTTATTTGGTCCTTTACTAGGTTGGGAGATTTAAAATCTGCGTATGTGATGTTGCAACGTATGGTGGCTTTAACCACCAAGGGAAACATGAATGTTAATAGAACTTCTGATGGAAAGTTGTTTTCTTCAAGATTGGACATTCCTATACCTTCAAATTGTGAATTAAGCTTGGGGAAACTAGATTTGGAGGAGAATGAACTTTCTGTTCCTTCCATATACTGTAAACCTTTGGATGATCATGCTGTTAGTGCAGATCAGTCGACTACTTTTGGCTTGGGAGTTGGAGAACTTGAGAATAATCGGCTAGATATGCTTGATAAACATTTAAGCAAGCCTGTTAAGAAAATTTTGAGATGGTCATTCAATGATGTGATTCATGCTTGTGCACAGTTGAGAAATGATGGTCTGGCAGAGCAGTTAATCCTACAG ATGCAAAATTTTGGGTTGCAACCATCCAGCCATACATATGATGGCTTTGTCAGAGCAGTTGCTTCTCAGAGAGGTTTCAGTATTGGAATGGAAATT TTACAAGATATGCAGCAGAGAAATCTGAAGCCATATGATTCTACTCTTGTCACCCTTTCTATAGGTTGCAGCAAAGTGCTAGAACTGAATTTAGCTGAGGCTCTGCTGGATCAAATATCTGAATGTTCATATCCACATCCTTTCAATGCTTTTTTTGCAGCATGTGATACAACG GATCAACCTGAGCGAGCAGTGCAGATGTTGGCTAAAATGAAACAATTAGAAGTTATGCCTAATATTAACACGTACGAGCTgctgtttttattatttggaaACGTGAATGCCCCATATGAAGAGGGCAACATGTTGTCACAGGTGGATGCTGCTAAACGTATCAATGCTATAGAAATGGATATGGCAAGATACGGTATTCAGCACAGTTACTTATCAATGAACAACTTG tTGAAAGCCCTTGGAACAGAGGGGATGATAAGAGAGCTGATCCAGTATTTGCATGTGGCAGAAAATCTTTTTTGTCGTAATAACGTTGATCTGGGAACACCCATCTATAATACGGCGTTGCATTCACTTGTTGAGGCTAAGGAA AGTCAAATGGCAATTAAGATATTTAAGAGTATGAAGTCATTTGGTTTCCCGGCAGATGCTGCGACGTATAATATAATGATTGATTGCTGTAGCATTCTGAAATGTTATAGATCTGCTTCTGCATTGATATCCATGATGTTGCGAGATGGCTTTTATCCGGTAACAGTGACTTACACTGCTCTCATAAAG ATTCTGTTGGAAGATGATGACATTGATGAAGCATTGAATCTTTTGGATCAAGCCAGCTCAGAAGGGAACAAACTTGATTCTTTGTTATTCAATACCATTCTCCAAAAAGCCTGTGAAAAG GAATTGATCGAGGCAGTTGAATTAGTAGTTGAATGGATGCACCAAGAAAAGATCCAGCCTGATCCAGCGACCTGCCATTTTGTTTTCTCGGCATATGTGAACTGTGGCTTTCACAGCACAGCCATGGAAGCACTGCAGGTTTTGAGTATGCGTATGATATGCAACGAAGATGGAAGCTTTCCAGAAAAGGCAGAATATGAGGATGTCTTTATATTTGCTGAAGACATGGAAGCGGAATCACGAATAGTACAGCTTTTTGAAGATTCTGAAGAGAACCTTGCTGCTGCCCTTTTGAATTTAAGATGGTGTGCGGTGCTCGGCTTCCCAATTTCTTGGTCACCTAGTGAAAGCCCTTGGGCCAGAAGACTCTCATTTAACTACACTACCAGGAAAGGAGCCGCCTAA